GAATAGTAATGCAAGGGGAGCGCATTGTTTTCGAAGAGCTGCCCTTTTGTACTTCAAAACTCAATCCGTCATAGCATCCAGTCATATGTTCGGCTACAAAGAACGAGCTCTCCATCCTGAAATCACATCGCTGCTCTGCAAGAGCAAAACAACCATCTCAACTCCTTCATCTCTAACCGCATTGCATACGCCGTTTTGCTACCTCAGTCCTGTGGGAAAGGCCATCAGAGATTGTAAACGCTCCGGGTCACTCACTCTACTTCACTCAATCTGTCATCTTGTCAATGTCTATGCAGAGCAATATCTGTCTGAGGCAACATGGGACTTCATCCTTCCTCTCCCGTCTCGCTGGAGGTCTATTCGAGAACGGGGCTTTCATATGCCTCTCGAGATAGCAAAGCGGCTTTCACAT
This genomic window from bacterium contains:
- a CDS encoding phosphoribosyltransferase, encoding MYFKTQSVIASSHMFGYKERALHPEITSLLCKSKTTISTPSSLTALHTPFCYLSPVGKAIRDCKRSGSLTLLHSICHLVNVYAEQYLSEATWDFILPLPSRWRSIRERGFHMPLEIAKRLSHSCNGQPLSFVERCSLVYPPWQAIEKPQKFLSKEGRDLRSLTSPDVFFKTRLKGSSILLVDDVLATGKTLESVVKVLLPALPRRVEAFCLAHTHDKTEQCKQIH